From the genome of Malus sylvestris chromosome 6, drMalSylv7.2, whole genome shotgun sequence, one region includes:
- the LOC126625652 gene encoding uncharacterized protein LOC126625652, whose amino-acid sequence MDHMFGRGRLETAIWAAKVLLLCVGTVSTVVFFKAAVIPYLLNLSLSLVPHIWTSFKSCCSLSPLYIFIILNFIIVTIAASSTFQRRNHKNNAKTTDSIDPSHDFIYSPDSSTDNKYNSSQSQMLSAQPQQQQQDRLIQSHPEDDATSLFSSSSLDKNLYSSNNEMMSWLDIHTVQEGVMPSTSLSTSTTTFDYDGHQRSGPSPEKCCGDSMPTEEEMEADDDTKTLDTTWKAIMEGQGKASGKHLKKSDTWDTPPRLTGRQLAITSTKFKVPQRQLNQCNFDDDHDDEDDALTWARRELKKSDTFSDRVSLRREKSMTQEELNQRAEAFIKKFNNDIRLQRLESDQRRFREIASTGI is encoded by the coding sequence ATGGACCATATGTTTGGAAGAGGAAGACTGGAAACGGCAATCTGGGCGGCAAAGGTTTTGCTGCTTTGTGTAGGGACAGTGTCGACAGTGGTATTCTTCAAAGCAGCAGTCATTCCTTACCTGCTCAACCTCAGTCTTTCCCTCGTCCCCCACATCTGGACCTCCTTCAAAAGCTGCTGCTCTTTATCCCCTCTTtacatcttcatcatcctcaactTTATCATCGTCACCATCGCCGCCTCCTCCACTTTCCAACGCAGAAACCACAAAAACAATGCCAAGACCACTGACAGCATTGACCCCTCTCACGATTTTATTTACAGTCCAGACAGCAGCACCGACAACAAGTACAACAGCAGCCAATCCCAGATGTTGTCCGCCCAgccgcagcagcagcagcaggacAGATTAATCCAAAGTCATCCGGAAGATGATGCAActtctctattttcttcatcatctctGGACAAGAATCTGTACTCATCGAATAATGAGATGATGAGTTGGCTTGACATTCACACAGTACAAGAAGGTGTCATGCCAAGTACTAGTCTGAGTACTAGCACTACTACCTTTGATTATGATGGTCATCAGCGATCTGGGCCGTCACCGGAAAAGTGCTGCGGTGACTCGATGCCAACAGAGGAGGAGATGGAGGCGGATGATGACACCAAGACATTGGACACGACATGGAAGGCCATCATGGAGGGGCAAGGCAAGGCAAGTGGTAAGCACCTCAAAAAGAGTGACACTTGGGACACGCCTCCTCGCCTAACCGGCCGGCAATTGGCCATCACAAGTACCAAATTCAAAGTCCCACAACGTCAACTAAATCAATGTAACTTTGATGACGATCACGATGACGAGGACGACGCATTGACATGGGCTCGCCGGGAGCTTAAGAAATCGGACACATTTAGCGACAGAGTGTCGTTGAGAAGGGAAAAGTCGATGACTCAGGAAGAGTTGAACCAGCGAGCAGAGGCCTTCATCAAGAAGTTCAACAACGACATCAGGCTTCAGAGGTTAGAATCTGATCAACGTCGTTTCAGGGAGATTGCTAGCACCGGAATTTAG